A region of uncultured Desulfobacter sp. DNA encodes the following proteins:
- a CDS encoding ion channel yields the protein MLNSFFKLNGEFKRLESEDEFLELIRHADALRDLEYRPNQLRPDRPMNKFSGKKFTNISFAKTEFIGLEFSWCEFIDCLFIGTIFIDCEFHDCTFSGCNPHKVRFKGTYIDPICFSKMLSPTEHANIGTWLFQQLLRNSAESRQPSFAQTAQYYFQKWKRYQLWYDYKQKNIPAYQFLKRWIPSLLYDHLAGYGIRILPLVRLTAGFLLFCTTFNHYAWRFFGIHSSSIKDLTPSVTKSIYYTVITVTTLGYGDLTPTSEFGMNTASVESLFGVVWLGLFANTIIKRVTK from the coding sequence ATGCTGAATTCATTTTTCAAACTTAACGGTGAATTTAAAAGACTTGAGTCAGAAGATGAATTTCTTGAACTCATAAGACATGCTGATGCATTACGAGATCTGGAATATCGTCCTAACCAATTGCGCCCAGACAGACCTATGAACAAATTTTCAGGGAAAAAATTTACAAATATTAGTTTTGCAAAAACTGAATTCATAGGTCTTGAGTTTAGCTGGTGTGAATTTATAGATTGCTTATTTATAGGAACAATTTTTATAGATTGTGAATTTCATGATTGCACCTTTAGTGGATGTAATCCGCATAAAGTTAGGTTTAAAGGAACATATATTGATCCAATCTGCTTTTCCAAAATGCTATCACCGACAGAGCATGCCAACATAGGCACCTGGTTATTCCAGCAATTGTTAAGAAACAGTGCAGAATCCAGACAACCGTCTTTTGCACAGACAGCACAATACTATTTTCAGAAATGGAAACGATATCAGCTTTGGTATGACTACAAACAAAAAAATATTCCAGCATACCAATTTTTAAAGCGTTGGATTCCGAGTTTACTTTATGATCATTTAGCGGGCTACGGTATTCGTATATTACCTTTAGTTCGGCTTACAGCTGGATTCCTGTTGTTTTGCACTACGTTCAATCATTACGCATGGCGTTTTTTTGGTATTCATTCATCATCAATCAAAGACCTTACTCCATCGGTTACAAAATCCATTTATTACACTGTAATCACAGTAACGACCCTAGGCTACGGTGACTTAACACCCACTTCTGAATTTGGGATGAACACAGCAAGTGTTGAATCTTTATTCGGGGTAGTATGGCTGGGACTTTTTGCAAATACGATTATCAAAAGGGTGACAAAATGA
- a CDS encoding replication-associated recombination protein A has product MDLFDHTVELDMAGTAPLAERMRPKRLEDVVGQEHITGKNTLLERAVSEDRVFSMILWGPPGCGKTTLANVIAAQTKNKWVKISAVLSGVKEVRQIIEEAREGRRLHNRRTLLFVDEIHRFNKSQQDAFLFHVENGLITLIGATTENPSFEVNPALVSRCRVFTLNSLSQDAIVQILNRALTDKGRGLGLGPDTFSKESIEYIAAAADGDARAALTSLETCALNQGGLKTLDVEDVRAMVAQKLLRHDKAGEEHFNLISAFIKSVRGSDPDAAMYWLERMLSAGDDPIYLLRRMIRLATEDIGLADPGALTMAMNADASFRRLGRPEGDGSLYQAAVYLATAPKSNAVYEAQKQVQDAVKKHGALPVPMHIRNAPTGLMKQMGYGKGYKYAHDYKDGYAPQSYLPPPLEGARFYHPTARGYEKTVKQRLEAWLDLKKKAGDN; this is encoded by the coding sequence ATGGATCTTTTTGACCATACCGTAGAACTGGATATGGCCGGGACGGCGCCTTTGGCCGAACGTATGCGCCCAAAACGTCTTGAAGATGTTGTGGGCCAGGAACACATTACAGGCAAAAACACCCTGCTTGAACGTGCCGTGTCCGAGGACCGGGTCTTTTCCATGATTCTGTGGGGACCTCCGGGGTGTGGTAAAACCACCCTGGCCAATGTCATTGCAGCCCAGACGAAAAATAAGTGGGTCAAGATCTCTGCTGTGTTGTCAGGCGTCAAGGAGGTCCGGCAGATCATTGAGGAGGCAAGGGAGGGAAGACGGCTTCACAACCGGCGAACCCTGCTGTTTGTGGATGAGATCCACCGGTTTAACAAATCCCAGCAGGATGCCTTTCTTTTTCATGTGGAAAACGGATTGATCACCCTGATCGGGGCCACCACGGAGAATCCTTCCTTTGAAGTGAATCCCGCCCTGGTATCCCGATGCCGGGTCTTTACCTTGAACAGCCTGTCCCAGGATGCCATTGTGCAGATTTTGAACCGGGCTTTAACCGATAAGGGCAGGGGGTTGGGGCTTGGTCCAGATACATTTTCCAAAGAGTCCATTGAATATATAGCCGCTGCGGCTGACGGGGATGCAAGGGCGGCACTGACAAGTCTTGAAACATGTGCGTTGAATCAAGGAGGCCTCAAAACACTGGATGTGGAAGATGTCAGGGCCATGGTGGCCCAAAAGCTTTTGCGCCATGACAAGGCAGGAGAGGAACATTTTAATCTGATCTCCGCCTTTATCAAAAGCGTGCGGGGCAGTGATCCCGATGCGGCCATGTACTGGCTTGAGCGGATGCTGTCTGCAGGGGACGATCCTATTTACCTGTTAAGGCGAATGATCCGCCTTGCCACCGAAGACATCGGCCTTGCCGATCCCGGCGCCCTGACCATGGCCATGAATGCCGATGCCTCATTCCGGCGCCTGGGCCGTCCCGAAGGGGATGGCTCTTTGTACCAGGCCGCCGTGTATCTGGCTACGGCGCCTAAAAGCAATGCCGTGTATGAGGCCCAGAAACAGGTTCAGGACGCCGTGAAAAAACACGGGGCACTTCCCGTGCCCATGCATATCCGCAACGCCCCCACCGGATTGATGAAGCAGATGGGCTACGGCAAAGGATACAAATACGCCCATGATTACAAAGACGGGTATGCACCCCAGTCCTATTTGCCGCCCCCCCTTGAAGGCGCACGTTTTTATCACCCCACTGCCCGGGGGTATGAGAAAACTGTGAAGCAGCGCCTTGAGGCATGGCTGGATTTAAAAAAAAAGGCCGGGGACAACTGA
- a CDS encoding AI-2E family transporter, which produces MEQNIFQRAVFFFFLALFCIAIFLVGKLIAPFFASLLLGIVIAGIFSPVFKKLDKFMPSRAASVVTCLAVFFIVFIPVVYFVGILSKEALGLYNLAKDAMFSDNLINFLKSTRAVERINEFLARANIHTQISWSELVDPLTEVGKNLGFSLFQQARYLTSNLLNLVFYFCLMLIVVFYMFMDGERFMKYMNELSPLRDEHNRKLFEKFNDMAGAVLIGNGLGGLIQGLAGGLLFWSLDLNSPFIWGVVMGFLAFLPIVGIGAIMLPVALFFLLRGSVGKGLFIFGVYAVLSWGIEYIFKPKLMGDRVAMHPLIVFFAIIGGLKVYGILGIIYGPLIATLFLTLSDIYFSTFQSMVEPGKGMLNSWADK; this is translated from the coding sequence TTGGAGCAGAATATTTTCCAGCGGGCAGTGTTCTTTTTTTTTCTGGCCCTGTTTTGTATAGCAATTTTCCTTGTGGGAAAATTGATTGCTCCGTTTTTTGCGAGCCTGCTTCTGGGTATCGTCATTGCCGGTATTTTCAGCCCGGTGTTTAAAAAACTGGATAAATTCATGCCTTCTCGGGCAGCTTCGGTTGTCACCTGCCTGGCTGTCTTTTTCATTGTTTTTATTCCGGTGGTCTATTTTGTGGGTATCCTCTCCAAGGAAGCCCTGGGGCTCTACAACCTGGCAAAGGATGCGATGTTTTCAGACAATCTGATCAACTTTCTGAAAAGCACCCGGGCCGTTGAACGGATCAATGAATTTTTAGCCAGAGCCAATATTCACACCCAGATCTCCTGGAGTGAGTTGGTGGACCCTTTGACCGAAGTTGGGAAAAACTTGGGATTTTCCCTGTTCCAGCAGGCCCGGTATCTGACCTCCAACCTGCTGAACCTGGTGTTTTACTTTTGTCTGATGCTCATTGTGGTTTTCTACATGTTCATGGACGGCGAACGGTTCATGAAATACATGAATGAGTTGTCTCCGCTCAGGGACGAGCATAACCGCAAGCTGTTTGAAAAGTTCAACGATATGGCCGGTGCCGTGCTCATTGGCAACGGGCTGGGCGGGCTTATTCAGGGACTTGCAGGCGGGCTGCTGTTTTGGTCTCTTGACCTGAATTCCCCCTTTATATGGGGCGTGGTCATGGGTTTTCTGGCATTTCTGCCCATTGTGGGTATTGGTGCGATCATGCTGCCTGTGGCCCTGTTCTTTCTTTTGAGAGGCAGTGTGGGTAAAGGCCTTTTCATTTTTGGAGTTTATGCTGTTTTGTCATGGGGCATTGAATATATCTTTAAACCCAAACTGATGGGAGACCGGGTGGCCATGCATCCGCTCATTGTTTTTTTTGCCATTATCGGCGGTTTGAAAGTATACGGAATTTTAGGTATAATCTACGGACCTTTGATTGCTACTTTGTTTTTAACCCTTTCCGATATTTATTTTTCCACGTTTCAGTCCATGGTGGAACCGGGCAAAGGGATGCTGAATTCATGGGCTGACAAATAA
- a CDS encoding response regulator — MEKMKLLLVDDEARYLETTKKLIERKGYDVWTAPTGEKALETLAAHNIHVVVLDVKMPGMDGNETLKHIKEMYPLTEVIMLTGHATVDSAIDGLKSGAWDYLMKPADVDEIVEKAEQAFQKRMNQEEKIRSAQAKQYLKSPREILKEGQE; from the coding sequence ATGGAAAAAATGAAACTTTTACTGGTAGATGACGAAGCCCGTTACCTTGAGACCACCAAAAAGCTTATTGAAAGAAAGGGTTACGATGTATGGACAGCCCCAACCGGAGAAAAAGCCCTTGAAACCCTGGCCGCCCACAATATCCATGTGGTGGTCCTGGATGTGAAGATGCCCGGAATGGACGGCAATGAGACCCTTAAACATATCAAGGAGATGTACCCTTTAACGGAAGTGATCATGCTCACCGGTCATGCCACGGTGGATTCTGCCATAGACGGCCTGAAATCAGGTGCCTGGGATTATCTGATGAAGCCTGCCGATGTCGATGAAATCGTTGAAAAAGCAGAGCAGGCCTTTCAAAAACGAATGAACCAGGAGGAAAAAATCCGGTCCGCCCAGGCTAAACAATATCTGAAATCCCCCCGGGAAATCCTCAAAGAGGGGCAGGAATAA
- the pseC gene encoding UDP-4-amino-4,6-dideoxy-N-acetyl-beta-L-altrosamine transaminase, giving the protein MVAPTEDFLPKILGYGGQSVGEMDISAVADVLAADYLTTGPRVEMFEALLCEITGSRHCIACASGTAALHLSCMALGIGREEVGLTSPISFLASANCIEYCDGRTDFIDIDPETLCLSPQHLDAYCRKHKAPRVVIPVDFAGLGADLPAMAELSKTYGFSLIEDAAHALGSFYEFDGRQYACGSCTHTDAAIFSFHPVKTITTGEGGAVMTNDARLADRVRCLRNHGMERYDDLLRQHGGWVYEMNSLGFNYRITDIQCALGISQLSRLDQFRNRRRQIVSNYNNAFSDRDDLLLPHKNLALTACPHLYPIRLKAGAAKRRQVYETLKADNILCQVHYIPIYRQPYYAAKYGYPKGKCPDAELYYSQTLSLPLFPAMSDHDMLRVIDRFRIALG; this is encoded by the coding sequence TTGGTTGCACCCACTGAAGATTTTTTGCCGAAGATTCTGGGCTACGGTGGCCAGAGTGTAGGTGAGATGGATATTTCCGCGGTTGCGGATGTATTGGCGGCCGACTATTTGACCACAGGCCCCAGGGTGGAGATGTTTGAAGCCCTGCTGTGTGAAATTACAGGGTCACGGCACTGCATAGCCTGCGCCAGCGGCACCGCGGCTCTGCACCTTTCATGCATGGCGCTTGGGATTGGCCGGGAAGAGGTTGGCCTGACCTCTCCCATCTCCTTTCTGGCTTCCGCCAATTGCATTGAATACTGTGACGGCAGGACAGATTTCATTGATATTGATCCGGAAACGCTTTGTCTGTCCCCGCAGCACCTTGACGCATATTGCCGGAAACATAAAGCACCCAGGGTGGTAATTCCCGTGGATTTTGCCGGTCTTGGCGCAGATCTTCCCGCCATGGCTGAACTATCCAAAACCTATGGCTTTTCACTTATCGAAGATGCGGCCCACGCCCTGGGCTCTTTTTATGAATTTGATGGCAGACAATATGCCTGCGGGAGCTGCACCCATACGGATGCGGCTATTTTCTCCTTTCATCCGGTAAAGACCATAACCACCGGAGAGGGCGGGGCGGTTATGACCAATGATGCACGCCTGGCAGATCGTGTAAGATGTTTGCGAAACCATGGCATGGAGCGTTATGATGATCTGCTCCGTCAGCATGGCGGCTGGGTTTATGAAATGAACAGTTTGGGATTTAACTACCGGATTACGGATATCCAGTGCGCACTGGGTATCTCTCAACTGTCCCGGCTGGATCAGTTCAGAAATCGGCGCAGGCAGATCGTTTCCAATTATAACAATGCCTTTTCAGACCGCGATGATCTGTTATTGCCCCACAAAAACCTTGCCTTAACCGCATGCCCCCACCTTTACCCCATCCGTCTGAAGGCCGGTGCCGCAAAAAGGAGGCAGGTGTATGAAACGCTGAAAGCCGATAATATATTGTGTCAGGTTCATTATATACCCATATACCGTCAGCCCTATTATGCTGCTAAATACGGGTACCCAAAGGGCAAGTGCCCTGATGCCGAACTGTACTATTCCCAGACGCTGAGCCTGCCGCTTTTTCCGGCCATGTCAGATCATGATATGTTGCGCGTCATTGATCGGTTTCGCATTGCACTGGGGTAG
- a CDS encoding heparan-alpha-glucosaminide N-acetyltransferase domain-containing protein translates to MENTAESRAKRIQGYDLARGVAILAMVLIDFKSFFCVDPTFPEWFWALIDYMDRRAAVVLVMVAGAGMTIMSCRSGIKNSRNTLAKRAAFLLLFGLLLSRIWPADILHFYGFFILIGLAMAQLSNAHLLTGAALFWSVGFLGFSDTMCRYLERFGSDSLSGWLADLFFTGFYPVFPWASLYILGMWLGRQNLKNYRITIPLLASGFLLAVLSECARYFIPAMALKAILAHCTCDETAAQIFILLSKLTAMDLALPSPVAIVSGAGTGLCVIMMSFLCAVGLKQGPPQYFLIAGKNTLSLYVLHILVIKAIENLPGMGEDYSLLWVTAGALLFIMAYTSFIRLWLKKFKMGPLESAMRNFPYIRRVPRIVKGHPGASMG, encoded by the coding sequence ATGGAAAATACTGCGGAAAGCAGAGCAAAAAGAATACAAGGGTATGACCTGGCAAGGGGCGTCGCGATACTTGCCATGGTACTCATTGATTTTAAATCGTTTTTCTGTGTTGATCCCACTTTTCCGGAATGGTTTTGGGCACTGATTGACTATATGGACCGCAGGGCCGCTGTTGTCCTGGTAATGGTTGCCGGGGCGGGGATGACCATAATGTCGTGCAGATCCGGCATAAAAAACAGCCGAAACACGCTCGCCAAAAGAGCGGCGTTCCTCCTGCTTTTCGGTCTGTTGCTTTCCAGGATATGGCCGGCGGACATCCTTCATTTCTACGGATTTTTTATCCTAATCGGACTGGCAATGGCGCAGCTTTCCAATGCTCATCTCTTAACCGGGGCGGCCCTTTTCTGGTCAGTCGGTTTTCTGGGGTTTTCCGACACTATGTGCAGATACCTGGAAAGATTTGGATCCGACAGTCTGTCCGGCTGGCTGGCAGACCTGTTTTTCACCGGTTTTTACCCGGTTTTTCCATGGGCCTCGCTCTATATTCTGGGCATGTGGCTGGGGCGGCAGAATTTAAAAAATTATCGTATCACCATTCCGCTCCTGGCTTCAGGTTTTTTACTGGCAGTGTTATCGGAATGTGCAAGATATTTTATACCCGCCATGGCGTTAAAGGCAATTTTGGCTCATTGCACCTGCGATGAAACAGCTGCACAAATTTTTATTCTGCTGTCCAAACTGACCGCTATGGATCTGGCTCTGCCAAGTCCGGTTGCCATTGTGTCGGGGGCTGGTACCGGGCTTTGTGTGATCATGATGAGCTTTCTATGCGCCGTTGGACTAAAACAGGGACCGCCGCAATATTTCCTGATTGCAGGCAAAAACACCTTGTCTTTATATGTGCTGCATATCCTTGTTATCAAAGCAATAGAAAATCTTCCAGGCATGGGGGAGGATTACTCACTTCTTTGGGTCACGGCCGGGGCACTGCTTTTTATTATGGCGTATACGTCGTTTATACGCCTGTGGCTGAAAAAATTTAAAATGGGACCCCTTGAAAGTGCCATGAGAAATTTCCCCTATATAAGGAGGGTGCCCCGGATCGTCAAAGGGCATCCTGGTGCCAGTATGGGATGA
- a CDS encoding ATP-binding protein, with the protein MSKLKQNRQRLKRTIFLNMTFFPMIPFIIVLGVSFYFFSSTLDKSTQASLERTLTDHRKMIEAFLLERQSDLELITRAYTFENIISEGAIGTICRSLQERSAAFVDLGVFDETGNHLKYSGAFALAGKRYTDEPWFQQTMLRGFFISDIFLGYRKIPHFVVAVRRIENNRTWVLRATIDTVFFDSMVCGVRIGKTGEAYILNQDGVAQTARRSGDIALLDKDPAFGWMNKQFSSSRQTFQLSPKGQPFLYAVSKLANKSWYLVVRQEKSDAYSALYSAVLICVGIAILGLAALVVLAYFTSEAICRRMDRLDQEKEQLGSQLIRAVQLAEIGEMAAGFAHEINNPLQIIKSEYALIKILMEELYPEKESSDNTLNTQTFNDIQESVDQIHKQVERCHEITSAILKFGRKKEVKPIVLTPDTVIPEILKLVENSARTSGVEITTRIEENAPSFMGDPGRFQQVLLNLVNNAIHAVTSRHGAKGGEVEISAARAENDEGRAMVNIQVKDNGCGIEPEHMNKIFSPFFTTKAVGKGTGLGLSVCFGIIESFGGTMSVDSRPGEGTVFSIQLAAHETQSS; encoded by the coding sequence TTGAGCAAATTAAAACAAAACAGACAGCGGCTGAAAAGAACAATTTTCCTTAATATGACATTTTTCCCCATGATCCCTTTTATTATTGTTCTGGGGGTCAGCTTCTATTTCTTTTCCTCAACCCTGGATAAATCCACCCAGGCCAGCCTTGAAAGAACCCTGACAGACCACCGCAAGATGATTGAAGCATTCCTTCTTGAAAGACAATCCGATCTTGAGCTGATCACCCGGGCATATACTTTTGAAAACATCATATCCGAGGGCGCCATCGGCACCATCTGCCGCAGTCTGCAGGAACGCTCTGCCGCCTTTGTTGATTTAGGTGTATTTGACGAAACAGGTAATCACTTAAAATATTCAGGGGCCTTTGCCCTGGCAGGAAAACGCTATACCGACGAACCCTGGTTCCAGCAGACCATGCTCCGGGGATTTTTCATCAGTGATATTTTCCTGGGGTACCGCAAAATCCCCCATTTTGTCGTTGCCGTACGCAGAATTGAAAACAACCGAACCTGGGTGCTGCGCGCCACCATTGATACTGTATTCTTTGATTCCATGGTATGCGGGGTACGCATCGGCAAAACAGGCGAAGCCTACATTTTAAACCAGGACGGGGTTGCCCAGACCGCCAGGCGTTCCGGGGACATCGCTCTTCTTGATAAAGATCCGGCCTTTGGGTGGATGAACAAGCAGTTTTCCTCCAGCCGACAAACCTTCCAGCTATCACCCAAAGGCCAACCCTTCTTATATGCAGTATCCAAACTGGCCAATAAATCCTGGTACCTGGTGGTCCGCCAGGAAAAAAGCGATGCCTACAGTGCCCTTTACTCTGCTGTCCTGATCTGTGTGGGCATCGCCATTCTAGGCCTGGCAGCCCTGGTGGTACTGGCCTACTTTACTTCCGAGGCCATCTGCCGCCGCATGGACAGGCTGGACCAGGAAAAAGAACAGCTGGGCAGCCAGCTTATCCGGGCCGTTCAGCTGGCTGAAATCGGGGAAATGGCAGCCGGTTTTGCCCATGAAATCAACAATCCTTTGCAGATCATCAAAAGTGAATATGCCCTGATTAAAATTCTCATGGAAGAGCTGTATCCGGAAAAGGAGAGCAGCGACAACACCCTTAACACCCAGACCTTCAATGATATCCAGGAAAGCGTGGACCAGATCCACAAACAGGTGGAGCGATGCCACGAGATCACATCGGCCATCTTAAAATTCGGCAGAAAAAAAGAGGTCAAGCCCATCGTTCTGACGCCGGACACGGTTATTCCCGAAATTCTCAAGCTTGTTGAAAACTCCGCCCGCACCAGCGGTGTAGAGATCACCACCCGGATTGAAGAAAATGCACCAAGCTTTATGGGCGACCCGGGGCGGTTCCAGCAGGTCCTGCTGAATCTGGTCAACAATGCCATACACGCCGTGACCAGCCGGCACGGCGCCAAAGGCGGCGAAGTTGAGATCAGTGCGGCCCGGGCCGAGAATGATGAAGGCCGTGCCATGGTGAACATTCAGGTTAAAGACAATGGCTGCGGAATAGAGCCGGAACATATGAATAAAATTTTTTCACCCTTTTTTACAACAAAAGCCGTGGGCAAGGGAACAGGTTTAGGACTTTCGGTATGCTTCGGCATCATCGAAAGTTTTGGAGGGACCATGTCCGTGGACAGCCGTCCCGGAGAAGGCACCGTGTTTTCCATTCAGCTTGCGGCACATGAAACCCAATCATCCTAA
- a CDS encoding CGGC domain-containing protein, whose translation MKKTNKIGIFICDRYRRCAGGKCFKSLKNREGAFSRYKDMNVEVVGYTSCDGCPGGNIEYAVDEMKANGANVIHLATGLIVGYPPCPHIVYFHDYIERKYGLEVVYGTHPIPEKYLKMHEKLGTWNNDEWQGIIGATMNDEKMRLAYN comes from the coding sequence ATGAAAAAGACAAACAAGATCGGGATATTTATTTGTGACCGATATCGGAGATGTGCCGGAGGAAAATGTTTCAAGTCACTCAAGAATCGGGAGGGTGCATTCAGCAGATACAAGGACATGAATGTTGAGGTTGTTGGATACACCAGTTGCGACGGATGCCCTGGAGGCAACATCGAGTATGCCGTGGATGAAATGAAAGCAAATGGCGCAAATGTAATCCACCTGGCAACCGGGTTGATTGTCGGATATCCGCCATGCCCTCATATCGTCTATTTTCATGACTATATCGAAAGGAAATATGGCCTTGAAGTCGTATACGGTACCCACCCCATACCGGAAAAATATCTGAAGATGCATGAAAAACTGGGAACGTGGAACAATGATGAATGGCAGGGAATCATTGGTGCGACAATGAATGATGAAAAAATGCGCCTGGCCTATAACTGA
- a CDS encoding acetyl-CoA C-acetyltransferase yields MQEVVIVSGVRTAVGTFGGSLKSVPVVELGTYVMKDVLKRAGLKPVQDPGNDEFSPVTLKDQGMIEIENAGYDYGDDLADIYVDEVIMGNVLQAGQGQNTARQAMISAGISRTTPAMTINKICGSGLKAIALGAQSIMAGQAEVVVAGGQESMSNAPMALLKARWGHRMELTGQGPIHDLMVYDGLYEIFYGYHMGQTAENIVQKYGITRKEQDELALLSHTRALGAVHDGTFDQEVVPVVIKNRKGDIVVNKDERPMETSMEKLAKLSPAFRKDGSVTAGNASGINDGAAAVLMMTAQRAKELGLEVLAKVKSFASGGLDPAYMGLGPVPAVKRVLKQTGMALSDIDMIELNEAFAAQAIGCMRELEIDVERPNELGSGISLGHPIGCTGARQMVTAIHQMKRKGYGTGLISMCIGGGMGMAMIIER; encoded by the coding sequence ATGCAAGAAGTGGTAATCGTAAGTGGCGTCAGAACGGCTGTGGGAACCTTTGGCGGATCATTGAAAAGTGTGCCCGTGGTGGAGTTGGGCACCTATGTCATGAAAGATGTATTAAAGCGTGCCGGACTGAAGCCTGTGCAGGATCCCGGAAATGATGAATTTTCTCCTGTGACCCTCAAGGATCAGGGAATGATAGAGATTGAGAATGCAGGATATGATTATGGCGATGACCTGGCAGACATCTATGTGGATGAAGTCATCATGGGCAACGTGCTCCAGGCTGGCCAGGGACAGAATACCGCCCGCCAGGCCATGATCAGCGCCGGCATCAGCCGCACGACCCCGGCCATGACCATTAACAAGATCTGCGGGTCAGGCCTGAAAGCCATCGCTTTAGGCGCCCAATCCATCATGGCAGGCCAGGCAGAAGTGGTTGTGGCCGGTGGCCAGGAAAGCATGAGCAATGCCCCCATGGCCCTGCTCAAGGCCAGATGGGGACATCGTATGGAACTTACCGGCCAGGGTCCGATCCATGACCTGATGGTTTATGACGGTCTTTATGAAATTTTTTATGGTTACCACATGGGCCAGACCGCCGAAAATATTGTTCAAAAATACGGTATCACGCGTAAGGAGCAGGACGAACTTGCTCTTTTAAGCCACACCAGAGCCCTTGGTGCGGTTCATGACGGCACCTTTGACCAGGAGGTCGTTCCCGTTGTTATTAAAAACCGTAAAGGTGACATTGTGGTGAATAAGGACGAACGGCCCATGGAAACCAGTATGGAAAAACTGGCCAAACTGAGTCCGGCCTTTAGAAAAGACGGCAGCGTCACTGCCGGCAATGCGTCAGGTATCAACGACGGTGCTGCCGCTGTGCTCATGATGACGGCACAGCGTGCCAAAGAGCTTGGCCTTGAAGTCCTGGCAAAGGTAAAAAGCTTTGCCTCCGGCGGTCTTGATCCGGCATACATGGGGCTGGGGCCGGTGCCTGCGGTAAAACGGGTGCTTAAACAAACCGGTATGGCCTTGTCCGATATTGACATGATCGAACTGAACGAGGCCTTTGCTGCCCAGGCCATCGGCTGCATGAGAGAACTGGAGATTGATGTGGAAAGACCCAATGAACTGGGCTCCGGTATCTCTTTGGGGCACCCCATTGGCTGCACGGGTGCCCGCCAGATGGTCACCGCCATTCATCAGATGAAAAGAAAAGGGTATGGCACCGGTTTGATCTCCATGTGCATCGGCGGCGGCATGGGTATGGCAATGATTATTGAACGGTAG